GTTGTTCAACATAAACACAGCTTTAAGATAGTGATGCTATCACAGGTAGCTTGTAAGCTAGCAGTACTTCACTGATGTTGAGTACTCCACCATGGAATATTTGCTTATTTTCCAAACATGTCACCTGTATATGAACAATTAATTTCTGATGTATTCGTATTACTCTAAACCAAGCATCTCTTTAATGTCTCTTTGAAATCagactaataatattataaaggtTCGGAGGGTCATAATTCACTGATCACATCATTATTTTGAAAGAGAAGAAAaggatgtgctgttattttgaaggccggaagtgtgtgtgtttagcttGTTAGAAATGAGCAGAGAGACGAGCGGCGACAATAAACGTGTCTTCTGCATTCCTCCTCTTGTGCTTTTGTTCCCATTGCGTTTCTACACCACTGGAGGCAATCTTAACTTGTTCGGTTACAGGAGATATAcagttttttataattttattttgaaatggccCCAAATATCGCTTTACCGTAATACAGACAAAAGACTGCCGCTTCCTGTTACTGAGCTTGCTTCACTTTGATATAAAACCGAACAGCAAACAAAATATTCGTAATTTGCTGTGACAATATAGGAAATCACATACATTTTAAGGCGGCGCAAGCCATTACGCCATGTAATTATAATCAATTTCATTTATTACATGCATTAGTGTTTGGTAGGTCAGAATATATGATTTACCTGAGCCGTATTTCACATCGTGGGAATGCAGGCGGACGTTGTGTCTGGTGTTTAGGAGCTTCACTAGAGACCCGCAGGTGACATCTTTAAACTCCGACTCTTTTCCTTCATAGTGTGACCACGACAGAAAAAACACCACCACTTTGACAAAAAGCCCCTGGCTTATCTCCATCGTTAGGAGTCTGCTCTGCTTCGATAAATCAAGAAAGTAGGAACGATAGTCTTTGGTAGGACCACGCACGGCTTACGTCATAGCTTGTTTCAGCCAATGACTCTGTGACATGTGCAAAAACAAGGAAGTaaagtgtcgtttttttctctaAAACTTTATTAGCAGGTACAAAATCTTGACAAATGTGGCAGTCCGTGAATCAAAACCAATGTCTTAAATTATCCCCACACAGCATtattttagggttagggttagcttgTTATTTATAACTTTAGATGCCATATTGAAATAACATTGTAATACTATGCGCTTGGCACAAACACCAGCCTTTTTAAAATTGAATTCCACAAAGCACCACAATTCCTCACACTAGCTGCTGTCATGACCGCAACCCACGCCAAACTACCTTTTTTTGTACAGCCAACTCCAACATGGGGTTCTCttccgtcacttcctgtccgttccCCTTTTCCTCCCCTACCCGGAACACATCTTTTCACGGTAACGCACGAGCACACAGCACAATACAGAACACTCCTCAGTGTCATTACAAAATTTTATTCCATTAAAGGGTTTGATTAATTTTTGTTGGTGTCGAATTTCTCGTTTTAGCAAGTCAGCAATCAAgatacattttttgtacagcCAACTCCAACGTGGGGTTCTcttccatcacttcctgtccgttccCCTTTTTCCTCCCCCTACCCGGAACACATCTTTTCATGTAAACGCATGAGCACACAGCACAAGACAGAACACTCCTAAGTGtcattacaatattttattctattaaagggtttaattaatttttgttggTGTTGAATTTCTCGTTTTAGCAAGTTAGCAATcaagatacatttttttgtacagcCAACTCCAACATAGGGTTCTCttccgtcacttcctgtccgttccCCTTTTTCCTCCCCAATCCCGGAACACATCTTTTCATGTAAACGCATGAGCACACAGCACAATACAGAACACTCAGCAAGTAAGCAATCAAGATACATATAACTAGAAATGATTAATtgcaatatttataaaaaataatttacttcATCATTCTTAACCTGTCCGCTTCGCCGCTCCAGCCCAGCAGATGGGAGTAAAGCTTTGCCAAGCAACATGGCGAGTGACGACTGGCAGTCAaattagaagaagaagaagaaaacaaccaCAAATGCAAAGCAGTCTTTTCTTACCGATTTACAACCAGTTTTATTTTACATAGTTTCGTTTACGCAGAGGACTACAAAATGAAGACAGTCTTGATGGTGGCAGAAAAACCTTCCCTGGCTCAGTCAATATCCAGAATTCTCTCCAAAGGTCTGTATCTACTGATAATTCGTACTGTGACTGTAGTTTCTTATTTGGCATGAACATAAACATTCTAGTTAGCCCACAGTCATCACAAATCATTGTGGTTTTTAGTAACGAAGGCGGAACCAGGTAGGTGTGAATTGTGTGTGCAGAGCAACTGCAAAACAAAAGGAGATACTTCACTAACAatgatgtattatttaatattgaaGTGATTTGTTGTAGTCCCTGAATCGGTTATGATTAGGCATACCAGTAAGTAAGTAGCTATACTAAATATTACAATCAAAATCACccatctttgtattttttttaatttaggaaTGTCTTACAGCTTTTTCATTGTTGCAATTTTTAAACGCATTGTGACACATGCAGgcattgttttatattattttatgggACGGTATGGgggttctcaaatatcttaatttttatttttctgcacaaaataagatgaaaaataaataaacaaatcaagaataaagaaaatcaatcaatcagtaataaataaatataataataataataataataaaaacttaagaaaccacatatagttggtgggtagacaaattatttttttcagattaaaatgaacaaagcattattagagccctgtagacatgacaaaacacgactatagtcacatttatactctttactcactttatttacaacatattgcgcaactgcagggtcttgagacacatgctaactcgcaaactagagagctagcgacctaaacaggtagccttcaagttatttcctcgaaacttaaatagccaaaaacttaccacttccacacggatagggagtataactattaacagttatttaacctttaacatgaacattaatcaaacgtaataattttttctgggtacatgataccgtacagcatccatatcaaacattaaactttcatatcaaggcgggggcctcaaactagtgtcctgcgggccacatttggcccgcgggccgcgtgttttaatacttttttcttttaatactgACTTCAGATGAAAACATATTGTGTCATGTTACAtatatcagtatcggaaattgagaattggacaatatcggcacaTCGGACATCCCAAAAAAACAAGGCATTTATTTGAGCCAAGGATTTTATTTGTCAACTAAACGACACCTGGTAACGAATTCCTGCGAAGCACATATTATAGAGGCAAGAGACATAGCGGCCTTAATTACTCCTCAGTAGTCGGAataacatgtacagtattaaataattaaaataaaatcatgacAATTGCCTTTTGTGATGCATCACAGCCAACACTTTCCCTTGCTAAAATGTCTTCTTAGCTGTGCCTggaaataacacacatacatgctATGGTGATGAGTTCAAACTCCATGGAGTAGCTTGCTGTGGGGAAACAACCGGGGTTCTTCTTGAGGACGGGCATCCTCAGGGACAGAGGTATGGTTTCCAGACCGAAAGCATTGTCGAGGCCTCTGCAGGAATGGCTTGTGTGACAGCTGGCCTCATGTATAACCTGAGGGACGCGGTTTAAGTCGATGTTCTCGCTGTACATAAGGAGCAGAGAAAGATCAGAGACAGTCAGcgtgtacggggagaacatgcaaactccacacagagatggccgagggtatgaaattaaatgacgttaggtttgcaatttggatgaaatgttttatgattattGCTGTATGTTTtagatattttcatttgtacatttcatgaaggaaaggtgcattgaggcaattatttaataataatcctttctgaatgttcctaaataggctttttactaACAAACAATTTAAAAGCagtatcaaaaataaaaaaatcttattttgagttgacacaaataaaaacatgttagtgtgagaggtctcacttgctcacactttgtatttgctgagcatttgtgggcgagtttatgAGCTAATaggctaataataaagaaaaacagtatTACTAAAATATGcctgttgactgtatttttaaaacataatggcacaaagttcccaaattgatatccctttacataaaatttgatgtaattatcgttgtagttgcacatcaaatcGATTTTCCCTACTTATTATACATAAAAACTTGTTTCCATTTGCGATTAAATGCGATGCATTGTGAGTTAACTAaggacaaaaaatgtgattaatcacgatcaaataatTTAATCGCTTGACAGTCTATTCCTATTTCCATGTATTACCAAACTAATGTTGTTTAccaggatgttttgtgattaaaaatacagTTGGATTCACACAACACGTGTGCGATTAAATGCGAtgaattgtgagttaactaaggacaaaaaatgtgattaatcacgaccaaatattttaatcgattgacagcctaTTCCTATTTCCATGTATTGCCAAACTAATGTTGTttacaaggatgttttgtgattaaaaatacacaaagaaccCAGTTGGATTCACACAACACGTGTGCGATTAAATGCGAtgaattgtgagttaactaaggacaaaaaatgtgattaatcacgatcaaatattttaatcgattgacggCCTATTCCTATTTCCATGTATTACCAAACTAATGTTGTttacaaggatgttttgtgattaaaaatgcaTGAAGAAGCCAGTTGGATTCACACAACACATGTGCGATTAAATGCGAtgaattgtgagttaactaaggacaaaaatttaatttgttattcatcctcttgtgtgtttttttttttaatataaatgttaTGTCATGTAGATTGCAGAACATAATTGTAATTGAAAGAGTAACAATTTGTGGTAAACCAAAGCTCCCAAAGTATTTCTTTGTGTCCCTGCTGATGAGACAGTACTCACATGTAACTCCAGGGGGCAATACTGCGCTCATTGATGTGACTGGGCATGTTGATCATCTGGCTGTAGTAATCCTGCAAACTGTATGTACAGATTGACTCGTCGATACACTGGCTCTGCAGTGGTATAGCCAGGCACAGGGGGGCAGCCAGCTGGCACAGCATCAGGACACGTAGCAGCTggacatacacaaaaaaatatatatttatggtATTTCTTTGGGACATAAATTTGGAGTGCAGTGTTGTCAGCTTCAAAAATCACACCCCCTATTGTCCAATGCTATTGTACCATCGCTCTAGCTCCATGCAATAcgctaaaacaggggtctcaaacatgcggcccgcgggccaaatgtggcccacaggacactagtttgaggcccccgccttgatatgaaagtttaatgttagtgcggccccgcgcaagtttgatatggatgctgtatggtatcatgtacccggaaaaaattattacgtttgattcatgttcatgttaaaggttaaataactgttaatagttatcctccctatccgtgtggaagtggtaagtttttggctatttaagttgaaaggaaataacttgaaggctacctgttgaggtcgctagctctctagtttgcgagttagcatgtgtctcaagaccctgcagttgcgcaatatgttgtaaataaaaagagtataaatgtgactatagtcgtgttttgtcatgtctacagggctctaataatgctttgttcattttaatctgaaaaaaataatttgtctacccaccaactatatgtggtttcttaagtttttattatttgccgttttattattattattattattattatatttatttattactgattgattgattttctttattcttgatttatttatttttcatgttattttgtgtagaaaaataaaaattaagatatttgagaacagtggaatgttttatcagagcttttcttgtagaaaatcggaactaaagcaaagtttattcatttttctgtttttaataaatgcgtttttttttttttttggaaaacctgatgcgccccagtctcacccagaccctagctcaagtggcccccaagtaaattgagtttgagacccctgctctaaacaatATATGACGTAAACTCGAGTCATCCACTGTGTCAAAAGCGGATATTCAATCTAAAAAGAACTGCAATGACTCCACACACAAACTACAACAAGGTACATTACAAGGTAAATGGGAATGTTACTTACCTGAATCTTATCCATGAATGATGATCAAGCGTAGGGAAAGACACTGGAATGGTAGTAATGCCTTCTTTATCCTTCAATGTGCTTCTGTGTTTTGGCTGCTATTTTCGATGTGACCCTTTTTATTTGCCCTGTTCCTCTCAGAattgtcattgtgtgtgtgtgtgtgtgtttacctgtACATGTACACAAATTGGACTTTTAGTCATATTCGTGAGTCATTGTCATTTACATATTTGTATGGGGACACACAATGGTCACTCTGTTTCACATTCATATTTCCTTATGTCATTAGTAATCAACCTTGACTCAATCATTCATCCACAGAGGAtgcaataatgcaaaaaaaaaaaggtaatgaAGGGAGCACTTATTACTTATTAAGGGACATATCTATTCAACAGCCTGGCATACAGTAGGCCTTGGGTAGTTATGATTATGGATGAATTTATGGATATtcattcaggcgagaggcggggtacaccctggactggtggccagccagccaatcacaggacacatatagacaaacaaccattcacactcacattcatacctatggacaatttggagtcgctaattaacctagcatgtttttggaatgtgggaggaaaccggagtacccggagaaaacccacgcatgcacgggggagaacatgcaaactccacacagagatggccgagagtggaattgaaccctggtctcctagctgtgaggtctgcatgctaaccacttgaccaccgtaaATTTAtggatataatatatttaatgtatggATGAAGTCGTCAAAGAAATTAGGCATGTTCTTGAAGTATTTTCAAACTTCTTCTGTAGGTtgtgcatggtggacgagtggttagcgtgtaggcctcacagctaggagacccaaattcaattccacccttggccatctctgtgtggagtttgcatgttctccccgtgcatgcgtgggttttctccgggtactccggtttcctcccacattccaaaaacatgctaggttaattggcgactccaaattgtccataggtatgaatgtgagtgtgaatggttgtttgtctatatgtgccctgtgattggctggccaccagtccaggatgtaccccgtacccccatggtcgtgcaactctaaagggggggggggcagttgcacaagctgtatttgtttgtttatgtgtatgtatatgtgagagtcattacttttattgttttatgagttcttatcttgacacattcttgcaggattaacatgaacatctgcagggttgctgttggcgcatccaggcacctccaggacctgggggtcgctcgGGGTCTCTAACCAGGGTCACGGGaatatttcttcttcagcacattcaaaaactttctattgtctaagcaaatggatataagggtgataactaacattatatttattctatctacattttattctaacatgtTGTCTGTTTggtagagagagagaagaaaacaaaaacacttacacatgtcaatatattgaggccggcaaaatgagaaatttcatttttatttattgtgcaaTTTATTGAGTTATTGATTATTGTTACAGGCCAAGATGTGAGATACAACAATGCATaaatatgcaataaaaaaaatcaattttaaacCAAAAGACTGATACTTAATTGGTTTCAATTCATGTGTTTAGGAAATTGTACAAGCCGAAAGGGGCTGAATGGATCGTGTTCGGTCCACGAATACACCGGCAACTTTCATGGACAAACCGCACACTATAAGATGACTTCAGTATGCGGACATGTGATGAGTCTCGATTTCATTGGTGggtatggagatttttttttgtgtgtttagaagtttgtttgggaaaaagtacaataaaagtacaataaaattttatctttttatttatttattgaattttaattttatgcagTCATTCAAAAATAGTTGCAAAAAGTTCTatagatgaaaaaaatgaatgtccaTTCTGCAAGCCATTTTGTAaagatatttacatattttgctGAGATCGGATTGATATAAGGCATTCCATTGCTTGGTGCTCGGGCCCAAATAACAATAAATCCAAATTAGGCAAAAGTATGAATAATATGGACTTAACTGTATTTTGTTTAGTGCTACAACCCGCATCAAAATCGAAAAAAAAGCAATCAATGCAGTGACAGTATCCCAGGACTAAtaagttaacatgttttttgtttttttcaaggtAAGTACAACAACTGGGATCAGGTGGACCCTGCAGAACTCTTCAGCAAAGCTCCGACAGAAAAGAAGGAGGTCAACCCCAAACTCAACATGGTCAAATTCCTACAAGTATGTTGAGTCTAAGGCTGTCCATATGTACACTGTTGACACTGTTGCCCTAAATTGACATATAAGTGCATATTTTAGTCTTTACACAGGTCAAATATGAAACAAAGCACTACataaatctgtgtgtgtgtgttttattgaaGTGTCGCAGTACTCCCTGtatcccagagtgctttgctgtacaatttttgtaaaaaaaaaaaaaaaaaaatcctggaaaACATATTGTCAGCgctcacatagtagttggttaatattctgcattatgcGTTGATAGTGTATTATCTGCTTTTATCcacctattgtgttgctgtgtgtgtgtgagtatgaACTCCCATGGTTACGTcatgtgttttgtgtctttAATGTGttcctaaatgtttttttttcaggttgagGCCAGAGGCTGTGATTATTTGGTGCTATGGTTGGACTGTGATAAAGAAGGCGAGAACATCTGTTTTGAGGTCAGAAAAACtttttcaaatttagtttttttttcccactttgttgttttttagggTAGGGGGTTACTGTATCATTCTTATTTaaacataatttattttatgtaaacttttttggggaattttacccatcatccatAATCATTATGTGAGACAAGGACAcatttctttgcctttttgtgtgtgttgtaaataatggaaaatgcTAGCACGGGGCAGCTAATAAAGcatgcattattattacatattaaaaCTGACTTCTTCCAGAACATTCTGACATACGaggttaaaaaaatgacttatttcTTCACATTTGTGTGTTTAATGTGAAGTCATAGTCCACTTATAAGCATTTTATACAGtactatgttgttgtttttttctttcttcatgaCGCAGCCTTTGACAACTTATTCTGTGGAGCAACCGAAAAGCATACATTGTGCAGTTTTGTTGTCCACCCATCAATTGTATGTTTTTGCAGTTGGATGCTTGGTGTATTCTGTTTCTTGAGATGAGACATAATgtaatttcttatttttcagTGGCGGTTCATCTGTGTGGCTAACAGTGATGCTATCATTAAGTCACTTTGCAAACCATTCACTCACTTGTCTTATTGTTTGGGGTGGGGTAGGAGGGTGGGCGGTTATCTACAGTTATCCTATTTACAGTTGTgcccaaaataatttttttttggccttttctcagaaaatatgaTTATAAAACTCATTAATGGTTAGTGGTTGTGTGAAAACAtctattgaatttttttttccacgccttttaaatcataattacaacagaaatgtcaaaaatgaccctgtCCAAATGTTGACACTCCCTAGTTTTTAACACCTTGCATTTCCCTCTTTATCATCAATGACGACTTGAAGTCTTTTGTGGTCgttgtggatgagtggatggtcTTTATTTTCTCGGATTGCTAAAACTGCTCATTCTTcttggtaaaaaaaacttccaggTCCTGGAAATTCTTGGTCTGTCTAGCATGAACTGCACATTTGAGATCTCCCCGAAGTGGCTCAATGATATGGAGGTCTGGAGACTGAGAAGGTCAATTTAAAACCTTGACTTTCTTGAGTTTCTGTTGTCATTATGATTTAAAAGgagtaaaatgtatattttgttaataaatgTCTTCACACAACCACTAAACATGAGTGACAGAAAGGATTTTGTGTTATCATTTATATTTTCTGAGAAAAGAAGACCATTTAAATTCTGCATAGGGTTGTAAACTTTTGGGTACAACTGTATGTCTACATATTTATGTCATTGTTTTGACCGAGCCATAACATTTGTCTATAAGTTGAATGGCTTGAATAATgcgtctttttaaaatgtttttcatagGTTATTGATGCTGTACAGCCCGTCATGAAGGGGAGCGGCAGAGAGAGGAGCGTTTACCGTGCCAGGTTCAGTTCCATTACTGACACTGACATCTGGAACGCTATGAACCACCTTGGAGAGCCCAACCTCAATGAATCCCGTTCTGTGGATGCACGGCAGGAACTGGATCTACGTATCGGCTGTGCCTTTACCCGGTACAGTTTTTCAATTGTAACTGCTTTCCTCTATATCCCACATATCGTATACATTTTGCCATATTACTTCCCCCTCTTTACACCTGTTCCACTATTTGAATTTTTGCCTTTgctttatataatagggcagaAATACTGTACACTTATAGCAAACCTCTATGAATCTCTttacgggtagaacatgcaaactccacacagagatggcacagggtagaatcgaacttgggtctcccagctgtgtggcgtgcgtgctaaccactctacagCCGTGCAGCCGACCTTCAAGATGTGCGTTCCTTATTTGTACTTGGGGccattttcacttttctgtctGAATTGGTCATTTGATTTTAGCCCAAAAATTATAAGGCTGATCTCACACTGTTCTTTTCATtcttctaaaacaggggtctcaaacacgcggcccgcgggccaaatgtggcccgcaggacactagtttgaggcccccgccttgatatgaaagtttaatgttagtttgatatggatgctgtatggtatcatgtacccagaaaaaaatattacgtttgattaatgttcatgttaaaggttaaataactggtaatagttatcctccctatccgtgtggaagtggtaagtttttggctatttaagttgaaaggaaataacttgaaggctaccgtttaggtcgctagctctcaagtttgcgagttagcatgtcccagacttgcccagaccctagctccagtggcccccaggtcaGGTCCTCAAACTGAGCCTGAAgtatttctgggtacatgataccatacagcattcatatcaaactcgcgcgggccgcactaatattaaaatttcacatcaaggcggggtcctcaaactagtgtcccatgggccgtgagtttgagacccctgctctaaactgtTTGAGGACTGCTGATCTGCATGTCGATAATATTACGCTTAAGTTATGAAATTCTTTTCAGGTTCCAAACCAAATATTTCCAAGGAAAATATGGAAATCTGGACTCGTCTTTGATATCATTTGGACCTTGCCAGACTCCAACTCTTGGTTTCTGTGTGGAACGTCACGATAAAATCCAGTCCTTCAAACCAGAGAACTACTGGGTTATACATGTAAAGGTAAATTCACCCACCCCCCCTATTGTggcatttgtattattttggtgGTACATTAACAGGCATGTTTTATCAGGTGTTCCGTGGGAAGGACACCCCACTTACTCTTGATTGGAATCGGGGTAAAGTCTTTGACAAAGATGTGGGGCAGATGTTTGTCAGCCTGGTTAAGACATCCAAGGAAGCTcaggtaaataaatacatttggtaCTTTTTAGGGCTGTTAAAGTTAATTAACGTgcactcctcctgtttgaccttgggcccccaccgtagtttgattgaattATCAAATATCAatcaaatattgatgggaaatggagaaagaaaagagtatttagattggtaaagttagcttcaaagccctggcagatggctcttgtagcaagaccaaagttatttataTCTACTGTCGCcttttacatctctctgatgattttggcattgaactgccagcgaAATTGCaattccagctgctattgacgggctgtcaatgtgatgaccgtggctgaagtccagtgttgtgcTAGCGTTAGCGATTTAGCGTTAGCGATTTAGCGTctaactaccacaatgatgcacattagcactcaaagtcatcaaatcttacctttatgcattcccacatagttcCCACATTCCCACTTCCCACATTCGGGAGCAAATATAgggtgaaagaaaaagagggaaaaatacatccatacagccatCTTTGCATCGGACatcggtgcgttcaatgaccgtcgaaaaagtaggacaaattgcattacacattcaaaaacagtggaaatagttacagtattgtaataaaataatatttactgtaatataatgattaatttctatgtattttaatgtgttttaaaaaagaaaagtttgcaatttggatgaaatgttttatgactattgccctatgtcaattctttaataataatcctttctgaatgttcctaaataggctttttactcacaaatatttagaatttaaaaccagtatcacaaataaaaaa
This DNA window, taken from Doryrhamphus excisus isolate RoL2022-K1 chromosome 4, RoL_Dexc_1.0, whole genome shotgun sequence, encodes the following:
- the LOC131128608 gene encoding interleukin-25-like isoform X2, producing MDKIQLLRVLMLCQLAAPLCLAIPLQSQCIDESICTYSLQDYYSQMINMPSHINERSIAPWSYIENIDLNRVPQVIHEASCHTSHSCRGLDNAFGLETIPLSLRMPVLKKNPGCFPTASYSMEFELITIACMCVISRHS
- the LOC131128608 gene encoding interleukin-25-like isoform X1; the encoded protein is MWECIKLLRVLMLCQLAAPLCLAIPLQSQCIDESICTYSLQDYYSQMINMPSHINERSIAPWSYIENIDLNRVPQVIHEASCHTSHSCRGLDNAFGLETIPLSLRMPVLKKNPGCFPTASYSMEFELITIACMCVISRHS